A section of the Tachysurus fulvidraco isolate hzauxx_2018 chromosome 7, HZAU_PFXX_2.0, whole genome shotgun sequence genome encodes:
- the LOC113641894 gene encoding GTPase IMAP family member 8-like isoform X1: MWTPRRQEMWTPRRQEMWTPRRQEMWTPRRQEMWTPRRQEMWTLRRAVVTLAVLLMQIIGCTSAQETTSSPNLPRFLVTCDDICDSRKNWFYPLDEKMLPDPTFKDCEAALYTLDGVVLDHHLMSTNPTNLSSQSCAEELLLRVNCFSPKEMATADFAQGSTADVRILLLGKSGSGKSSSGNTILGEKVFISPKRYKEKVTKTCREHTCHVAGRKVCVIDTPDLLDPDVTEDELHREEDKLLSLCQSGLHAVLLVLPVADELQSEQETLDFIKALFNPDVQRFIIVLFTRGDELEENETVAKLVEKNGERELKQLLKDCGNKSHVFNNIITEQTQVTELLCKITSMVSENGGQFIMNQKRRSSIQMNIMFSGAEGAEDIQPDQQVPQLRMVLLGKTGVGKSASGNSILGRNMFQSASNSTSQTRECSSHKLLRGGKQISIIDTPGIFDTQLNKEDVIIEIMNCLSYSSPGPHVFLIVISLAVRFTQEERSTVDEIKKTFQNADRYTMILFTYKDNMKQSISQFLQDGDPALRDLVARCGNRYYCLNNKAPSYRQFKEFMEKVEQMVHDNDGTHYTDHIYDDVERTILHIQQEKLKEKVELCKRRYPEASRTEWQKIYWSLLQDSRTEAQKSLVKDQHILKLAKMFGELRTTSEEKSAAINAALDEGLSTVQVLQTAYRATVQLAKQKICAVQ, translated from the exons ATGTGGACACCCAGGAGACAGGAGATGTGGACACCCAGGAGACAGGAGATGTGGACACCCAGGAGACAGGAGATGTGGACACCCAGGAGACAGGAGATGTGGACACCCAGGAGACAGGAGATGTGGACACTCAGGAGAGCAGTGGTGACCCTAGCAGTGTTATTAATGCAGATCATTGGATGTACATCAGCACAGGAGACGACCAGTTCACCT AATTTACCCAGATTTCTGGTCACATGTGACGACATCTGTGACTCCAGAAAAAACTGGTTTTATCCACTGGATGAGAAAATGCTTCCAGATCCAACATTCAAAGACTGTGAAGCTGCGTTATACACCCTG GATGGAGTCGTGCTGGATCATCACTTAATGAGCACAAACCCAACAAACCTGAGCTCTCAGTCCTGTGCTGAAGAACTGCTGCTTAGAGTCAACTGCTTCTCACCCAAA gaAATGGCGACTGCAGACTTTGCTCAAG GTTCCACAGCAGACGTGAGGATCTTACTGTTAGGTAAAAGTGGATCTGGGAAAAGCTCCTCAGGAAACACAATACTGGGGGAAAAAGTGTTCATCAGCCCAAAACGCTACAAAGAGAAAGTGACTAAAACATGTAGAGAACACACCTGCCATGTTGCAGgaaggaaggtgtgtgtgatcgACACCCCAGACCTGCTGGATCCAGACGTCACAGAAGACGAGCTCCACCGAGAGGAAGACAAACTGCTATCTCTGTGTCAGTCTGGTCTTCATGCTGTACTACTGGTGCTTCCTGTTGCAGATGAGCTGCAGAGTGAGCAGGAGACACTGGACTTTATTAAAGCACTGTTCAATCCTGATGTTCAGAGGTTCATCATAGTTCTGTTCACACGAGGAGACGAGCTGGAGGAGAACGAGACGGTTGCAAAGCTTGTAGAGAAGAACGGAGAACGTGAGCTCAAGCAGCTGCTTAAAGACTGTGGCAACAAAAGCCATGTTTTTAATAACATCATCACAGAGCAGACACAAGTCACTGAGTTACTGTGTAAAATTACCTCCATGGTGAGCGAGAACGGAGGGCAGTTTATCATGAACCAGAAGAGAAGGTCCAGTATACAGATGAACATCATGT TTTCAGGTGCAGAAGGTGCAGAAGATATCCAGCCTGATCAACAAGTTCCCCAGCTGAGAATGGTGCTTCTGGGAAAGACTGGAGTTGGGAAGAGTGCATCTGGAAACAGCATTCTGGGAAGAAACATGTTCCAGTCAGCTTCTAACTCCACCTCACAAACCAGAGAGTGTAGTTCTCACAAGCTCTTACGAGGTGGTAAACAAATCTCCATCATCGACACACCTGGAATTTTTGATACCCAGCTCAATAAGGAGGATGTGATCATAGAGATAATGAACTGTTTGAGCTATTCGTCTCCAGGACCTCACGTTTTCCTCATAGTCATCAGTTTAGCTGTACGCTTCACCCAGGAGGAGAGGAGCACTGTGGATGAAATCAAAAAGACCTTCCAGAACGCAGACAGATACACAATGATTCTCTTTACGTATAAAGACAACATGAAGCAGAGCATCAGTCAGTTCCTTCAGGATGGAGACCCTGCTCTCAGAGACTTAGTAGCCAGATGTGGAAATCGCTACTACTGCTTAAACAACAAGGCACCAAGCTACAGACAGTTCAAAGAGTTCATGGAGAAAGTGGAGCAGATGGTGCACGATAACGACGGGACTCACTACACTGACCACATCTACGACGATGTCGAGAGAACGATCCTTCATATTCAACAAGAGAAGTTAAAAGAGAAAGTGGAACTGTGCAAAAGGAGATATCCTGAAGCATCCAGGACCGAATGGCAGAAGATCTACTGGTCACTTCTGCAGGACTCGAGAACAGAAGCACAGAAGAGTCTGGTGAAGGACCAACACATTCTGAAGC
- the LOC113641894 gene encoding GTPase IMAP family member 8-like isoform X3: MWTPRRQEMWTPRRQEMWTPRRQEMWTPRRQEMWTPRRQEMWTLRRAVVTLAVLLMQIIGCTSAQETTSSPNLPRFLVTCDDICDSRKNWFYPLDEKMLPDPTFKDCEAALYTLDGVVLDHHLMSTNPTNLSSQSCAEELLLRVNCFSPKEMATADFAQDFIPGSTADVRILLLGKSGSGKSSSGNTILGEKVFISPKRYKEKVTKTCREHTCHVAGRKVCVIDTPDLLDPDVTEDELHREEDKLLSLCQSGLHAVLLVLPVADELQSEQETLDFIKALFNPDVQRFIIVLFTRGDELEENETVAKLVEKNGERELKQLLKDCGNKSHVFNNIITEQTQVTELLCKITSMVSENGGQFIMNQKRRSSIQMNIMFSGAEGAEDIQPDQQVPQLRMVLLGKTGVGKSASGNSILGRNMFQSASNSTSQTRECSSHKLLRGGKQISIIDTPGIFDTQLNKEDVIIEIMNCLSYSSPGPHVFLIVISLAVRFTQEERSTVDEIKKTFQNADRYTMILFTYKDNMKQSISQFLQDGDPALRDLVARCGNRYYCLNNKAPSYRQFKEFMEKVEQMVHDNDGTHYTDHIYDDVERTILHIQQEKLKEKVELCKRRYPEASRTEWQKIYWSLLQDSRTEAQKSLVKDQHILKLAKMFGELRTTSEEKSAAINAALDEGLSTVQVLQTAYRATVQLAKQKICAVQ; this comes from the exons ATGTGGACACCCAGGAGACAGGAGATGTGGACACCCAGGAGACAGGAGATGTGGACACCCAGGAGACAGGAGATGTGGACACCCAGGAGACAGGAGATGTGGACACCCAGGAGACAGGAGATGTGGACACTCAGGAGAGCAGTGGTGACCCTAGCAGTGTTATTAATGCAGATCATTGGATGTACATCAGCACAGGAGACGACCAGTTCACCT AATTTACCCAGATTTCTGGTCACATGTGACGACATCTGTGACTCCAGAAAAAACTGGTTTTATCCACTGGATGAGAAAATGCTTCCAGATCCAACATTCAAAGACTGTGAAGCTGCGTTATACACCCTG GATGGAGTCGTGCTGGATCATCACTTAATGAGCACAAACCCAACAAACCTGAGCTCTCAGTCCTGTGCTGAAGAACTGCTGCTTAGAGTCAACTGCTTCTCACCCAAA gaAATGGCGACTGCAGACTTTGCTCAAG ACTTTATTCCAGGTTCCACAGCAGACGTGAGGATCTTACTGTTAGGTAAAAGTGGATCTGGGAAAAGCTCCTCAGGAAACACAATACTGGGGGAAAAAGTGTTCATCAGCCCAAAACGCTACAAAGAGAAAGTGACTAAAACATGTAGAGAACACACCTGCCATGTTGCAGgaaggaaggtgtgtgtgatcgACACCCCAGACCTGCTGGATCCAGACGTCACAGAAGACGAGCTCCACCGAGAGGAAGACAAACTGCTATCTCTGTGTCAGTCTGGTCTTCATGCTGTACTACTGGTGCTTCCTGTTGCAGATGAGCTGCAGAGTGAGCAGGAGACACTGGACTTTATTAAAGCACTGTTCAATCCTGATGTTCAGAGGTTCATCATAGTTCTGTTCACACGAGGAGACGAGCTGGAGGAGAACGAGACGGTTGCAAAGCTTGTAGAGAAGAACGGAGAACGTGAGCTCAAGCAGCTGCTTAAAGACTGTGGCAACAAAAGCCATGTTTTTAATAACATCATCACAGAGCAGACACAAGTCACTGAGTTACTGTGTAAAATTACCTCCATGGTGAGCGAGAACGGAGGGCAGTTTATCATGAACCAGAAGAGAAGGTCCAGTATACAGATGAACATCATGT TTTCAGGTGCAGAAGGTGCAGAAGATATCCAGCCTGATCAACAAGTTCCCCAGCTGAGAATGGTGCTTCTGGGAAAGACTGGAGTTGGGAAGAGTGCATCTGGAAACAGCATTCTGGGAAGAAACATGTTCCAGTCAGCTTCTAACTCCACCTCACAAACCAGAGAGTGTAGTTCTCACAAGCTCTTACGAGGTGGTAAACAAATCTCCATCATCGACACACCTGGAATTTTTGATACCCAGCTCAATAAGGAGGATGTGATCATAGAGATAATGAACTGTTTGAGCTATTCGTCTCCAGGACCTCACGTTTTCCTCATAGTCATCAGTTTAGCTGTACGCTTCACCCAGGAGGAGAGGAGCACTGTGGATGAAATCAAAAAGACCTTCCAGAACGCAGACAGATACACAATGATTCTCTTTACGTATAAAGACAACATGAAGCAGAGCATCAGTCAGTTCCTTCAGGATGGAGACCCTGCTCTCAGAGACTTAGTAGCCAGATGTGGAAATCGCTACTACTGCTTAAACAACAAGGCACCAAGCTACAGACAGTTCAAAGAGTTCATGGAGAAAGTGGAGCAGATGGTGCACGATAACGACGGGACTCACTACACTGACCACATCTACGACGATGTCGAGAGAACGATCCTTCATATTCAACAAGAGAAGTTAAAAGAGAAAGTGGAACTGTGCAAAAGGAGATATCCTGAAGCATCCAGGACCGAATGGCAGAAGATCTACTGGTCACTTCTGCAGGACTCGAGAACAGAAGCACAGAAGAGTCTGGTGAAGGACCAACACATTCTGAAGC
- the LOC113641894 gene encoding GTPase IMAP family member 8-like isoform X2, producing MWTPRRQEMWTPRRQEMWTPRRQEMWTPRRQEMWTPRRQEMWTLRRAVVTLAVLLMQIIGCTSAQETTSSPDGVVLDHHLMSTNPTNLSSQSCAEELLLRVNCFSPKEMATADFAQDFIPGSTADVRILLLGKSGSGKSSSGNTILGEKVFISPKRYKEKVTKTCREHTCHVAGRKVCVIDTPDLLDPDVTEDELHREEDKLLSLCQSGLHAVLLVLPVADELQSEQETLDFIKALFNPDVQRFIIVLFTRGDELEENETVAKLVEKNGERELKQLLKDCGNKSHVFNNIITEQTQVTELLCKITSMVSENGGQFIMNQKRRSSIQMNIMFSGAEGAEDIQPDQQVPQLRMVLLGKTGVGKSASGNSILGRNMFQSASNSTSQTRECSSHKLLRGGKQISIIDTPGIFDTQLNKEDVIIEIMNCLSYSSPGPHVFLIVISLAVRFTQEERSTVDEIKKTFQNADRYTMILFTYKDNMKQSISQFLQDGDPALRDLVARCGNRYYCLNNKAPSYRQFKEFMEKVEQMVHDNDGTHYTDHIYDDVERTILHIQQEKLKEKVELCKRRYPEASRTEWQKIYWSLLQDSRTEAQKSLVKDQHILKLAKMFGELRTTSEEKSAAINAALDEGLSTVQVLQTAYRATVQLAKQKICAVQ from the exons ATGTGGACACCCAGGAGACAGGAGATGTGGACACCCAGGAGACAGGAGATGTGGACACCCAGGAGACAGGAGATGTGGACACCCAGGAGACAGGAGATGTGGACACCCAGGAGACAGGAGATGTGGACACTCAGGAGAGCAGTGGTGACCCTAGCAGTGTTATTAATGCAGATCATTGGATGTACATCAGCACAGGAGACGACCAGTTCACCT GATGGAGTCGTGCTGGATCATCACTTAATGAGCACAAACCCAACAAACCTGAGCTCTCAGTCCTGTGCTGAAGAACTGCTGCTTAGAGTCAACTGCTTCTCACCCAAA gaAATGGCGACTGCAGACTTTGCTCAAG ACTTTATTCCAGGTTCCACAGCAGACGTGAGGATCTTACTGTTAGGTAAAAGTGGATCTGGGAAAAGCTCCTCAGGAAACACAATACTGGGGGAAAAAGTGTTCATCAGCCCAAAACGCTACAAAGAGAAAGTGACTAAAACATGTAGAGAACACACCTGCCATGTTGCAGgaaggaaggtgtgtgtgatcgACACCCCAGACCTGCTGGATCCAGACGTCACAGAAGACGAGCTCCACCGAGAGGAAGACAAACTGCTATCTCTGTGTCAGTCTGGTCTTCATGCTGTACTACTGGTGCTTCCTGTTGCAGATGAGCTGCAGAGTGAGCAGGAGACACTGGACTTTATTAAAGCACTGTTCAATCCTGATGTTCAGAGGTTCATCATAGTTCTGTTCACACGAGGAGACGAGCTGGAGGAGAACGAGACGGTTGCAAAGCTTGTAGAGAAGAACGGAGAACGTGAGCTCAAGCAGCTGCTTAAAGACTGTGGCAACAAAAGCCATGTTTTTAATAACATCATCACAGAGCAGACACAAGTCACTGAGTTACTGTGTAAAATTACCTCCATGGTGAGCGAGAACGGAGGGCAGTTTATCATGAACCAGAAGAGAAGGTCCAGTATACAGATGAACATCATGT TTTCAGGTGCAGAAGGTGCAGAAGATATCCAGCCTGATCAACAAGTTCCCCAGCTGAGAATGGTGCTTCTGGGAAAGACTGGAGTTGGGAAGAGTGCATCTGGAAACAGCATTCTGGGAAGAAACATGTTCCAGTCAGCTTCTAACTCCACCTCACAAACCAGAGAGTGTAGTTCTCACAAGCTCTTACGAGGTGGTAAACAAATCTCCATCATCGACACACCTGGAATTTTTGATACCCAGCTCAATAAGGAGGATGTGATCATAGAGATAATGAACTGTTTGAGCTATTCGTCTCCAGGACCTCACGTTTTCCTCATAGTCATCAGTTTAGCTGTACGCTTCACCCAGGAGGAGAGGAGCACTGTGGATGAAATCAAAAAGACCTTCCAGAACGCAGACAGATACACAATGATTCTCTTTACGTATAAAGACAACATGAAGCAGAGCATCAGTCAGTTCCTTCAGGATGGAGACCCTGCTCTCAGAGACTTAGTAGCCAGATGTGGAAATCGCTACTACTGCTTAAACAACAAGGCACCAAGCTACAGACAGTTCAAAGAGTTCATGGAGAAAGTGGAGCAGATGGTGCACGATAACGACGGGACTCACTACACTGACCACATCTACGACGATGTCGAGAGAACGATCCTTCATATTCAACAAGAGAAGTTAAAAGAGAAAGTGGAACTGTGCAAAAGGAGATATCCTGAAGCATCCAGGACCGAATGGCAGAAGATCTACTGGTCACTTCTGCAGGACTCGAGAACAGAAGCACAGAAGAGTCTGGTGAAGGACCAACACATTCTGAAGC
- the LOC113641894 gene encoding immune-associated nucleotide-binding protein 4-like isoform X4: MSTNPTNLSSQSCAEELLLRVNCFSPKEMATADFAQDFIPGSTADVRILLLGKSGSGKSSSGNTILGEKVFISPKRYKEKVTKTCREHTCHVAGRKVCVIDTPDLLDPDVTEDELHREEDKLLSLCQSGLHAVLLVLPVADELQSEQETLDFIKALFNPDVQRFIIVLFTRGDELEENETVAKLVEKNGERELKQLLKDCGNKSHVFNNIITEQTQVTELLCKITSMVSENGGQFIMNQKRRSSIQMNIMFSGAEGAEDIQPDQQVPQLRMVLLGKTGVGKSASGNSILGRNMFQSASNSTSQTRECSSHKLLRGGKQISIIDTPGIFDTQLNKEDVIIEIMNCLSYSSPGPHVFLIVISLAVRFTQEERSTVDEIKKTFQNADRYTMILFTYKDNMKQSISQFLQDGDPALRDLVARCGNRYYCLNNKAPSYRQFKEFMEKVEQMVHDNDGTHYTDHIYDDVERTILHIQQEKLKEKVELCKRRYPEASRTEWQKIYWSLLQDSRTEAQKSLVKDQHILKLAKMFGELRTTSEEKSAAINAALDEGLSTVQVLQTAYRATVQLAKQKICAVQ, from the exons ATGAGCACAAACCCAACAAACCTGAGCTCTCAGTCCTGTGCTGAAGAACTGCTGCTTAGAGTCAACTGCTTCTCACCCAAA gaAATGGCGACTGCAGACTTTGCTCAAG ACTTTATTCCAGGTTCCACAGCAGACGTGAGGATCTTACTGTTAGGTAAAAGTGGATCTGGGAAAAGCTCCTCAGGAAACACAATACTGGGGGAAAAAGTGTTCATCAGCCCAAAACGCTACAAAGAGAAAGTGACTAAAACATGTAGAGAACACACCTGCCATGTTGCAGgaaggaaggtgtgtgtgatcgACACCCCAGACCTGCTGGATCCAGACGTCACAGAAGACGAGCTCCACCGAGAGGAAGACAAACTGCTATCTCTGTGTCAGTCTGGTCTTCATGCTGTACTACTGGTGCTTCCTGTTGCAGATGAGCTGCAGAGTGAGCAGGAGACACTGGACTTTATTAAAGCACTGTTCAATCCTGATGTTCAGAGGTTCATCATAGTTCTGTTCACACGAGGAGACGAGCTGGAGGAGAACGAGACGGTTGCAAAGCTTGTAGAGAAGAACGGAGAACGTGAGCTCAAGCAGCTGCTTAAAGACTGTGGCAACAAAAGCCATGTTTTTAATAACATCATCACAGAGCAGACACAAGTCACTGAGTTACTGTGTAAAATTACCTCCATGGTGAGCGAGAACGGAGGGCAGTTTATCATGAACCAGAAGAGAAGGTCCAGTATACAGATGAACATCATGT TTTCAGGTGCAGAAGGTGCAGAAGATATCCAGCCTGATCAACAAGTTCCCCAGCTGAGAATGGTGCTTCTGGGAAAGACTGGAGTTGGGAAGAGTGCATCTGGAAACAGCATTCTGGGAAGAAACATGTTCCAGTCAGCTTCTAACTCCACCTCACAAACCAGAGAGTGTAGTTCTCACAAGCTCTTACGAGGTGGTAAACAAATCTCCATCATCGACACACCTGGAATTTTTGATACCCAGCTCAATAAGGAGGATGTGATCATAGAGATAATGAACTGTTTGAGCTATTCGTCTCCAGGACCTCACGTTTTCCTCATAGTCATCAGTTTAGCTGTACGCTTCACCCAGGAGGAGAGGAGCACTGTGGATGAAATCAAAAAGACCTTCCAGAACGCAGACAGATACACAATGATTCTCTTTACGTATAAAGACAACATGAAGCAGAGCATCAGTCAGTTCCTTCAGGATGGAGACCCTGCTCTCAGAGACTTAGTAGCCAGATGTGGAAATCGCTACTACTGCTTAAACAACAAGGCACCAAGCTACAGACAGTTCAAAGAGTTCATGGAGAAAGTGGAGCAGATGGTGCACGATAACGACGGGACTCACTACACTGACCACATCTACGACGATGTCGAGAGAACGATCCTTCATATTCAACAAGAGAAGTTAAAAGAGAAAGTGGAACTGTGCAAAAGGAGATATCCTGAAGCATCCAGGACCGAATGGCAGAAGATCTACTGGTCACTTCTGCAGGACTCGAGAACAGAAGCACAGAAGAGTCTGGTGAAGGACCAACACATTCTGAAGC